Proteins from a single region of Streptomyces spinoverrucosus:
- a CDS encoding catalase, which yields MSKRVLTTESGAPVADNQNSASAGVGGPLLLQDQHLLEKLARFNRERIPERVVHARGSGAYGYFEVTDDVTGFTHADFLNTIGKRTEVFLRFSTVADSLGGADAVRDPRGFAVKFYTEEGNYDLVGNNTPVFFIKDPIKFPDFIHSQKRDPFTGRQEPDNVWDFWAHAPEATHQVTWLMGDRGIPASYRHMNGYGSHTYQWTNADGEAFFVKYHFKTNQGIRCLSSEQAAETAGQDPNSHQTDLLQAIERGVNPSWTLYVQIMPAAEAADYRFNPFDLTKVWPHKDYPLQRVGRLVLDRNPDNVFAEVEQAAFSPNNFVPGIGPSPDKMLQGRLFAYADAHRYRLGVNHTLLAVNAPKATTAQNYGRDGFMATNAQGQHAKNYEPNSYDGPVETGRPLSAPLAVSGHTGTHEAPLHTKDDDFFQAGELYRLMSAEEKSRLIANIAGSLSQVSRDDVIDKNLAHFHAADPEYGKRVEEAVRALRED from the coding sequence ATGTCGAAGCGCGTGCTCACCACCGAGTCCGGCGCCCCGGTCGCCGACAACCAGAACTCCGCCTCCGCCGGTGTCGGCGGTCCGCTCCTGCTCCAGGACCAGCACCTGCTGGAGAAGCTGGCGCGCTTCAACCGCGAGCGCATCCCGGAGCGCGTGGTGCACGCCCGCGGCTCCGGCGCGTACGGCTACTTCGAGGTGACCGACGACGTCACCGGCTTCACCCACGCCGACTTCCTGAACACCATCGGCAAGCGCACCGAGGTGTTCCTGCGCTTCTCGACCGTGGCGGACTCGCTGGGCGGTGCGGACGCGGTGCGCGACCCGCGCGGCTTCGCGGTCAAGTTCTACACCGAAGAGGGCAACTACGACCTCGTCGGAAACAACACTCCGGTCTTCTTCATCAAGGACCCGATCAAGTTCCCGGACTTCATCCACTCGCAGAAGCGCGACCCGTTCACGGGCCGCCAGGAGCCGGACAACGTCTGGGACTTCTGGGCGCACGCCCCCGAGGCCACGCATCAGGTGACCTGGCTGATGGGCGACCGCGGCATCCCGGCGTCGTACCGCCACATGAACGGCTACGGCTCGCACACCTACCAGTGGACGAACGCCGACGGCGAGGCCTTCTTCGTCAAGTACCACTTCAAGACCAACCAGGGCATCCGCTGCCTGAGCAGCGAGCAGGCCGCCGAGACCGCGGGCCAGGACCCCAACTCGCACCAGACCGACCTGCTCCAGGCGATCGAGCGGGGCGTCAACCCGTCGTGGACGCTGTACGTCCAGATCATGCCGGCGGCCGAGGCGGCGGACTACCGCTTCAACCCGTTCGACCTGACCAAGGTCTGGCCGCACAAGGACTACCCGCTGCAGCGCGTCGGCCGCCTGGTGCTGGACCGCAACCCGGACAACGTCTTCGCCGAGGTCGAGCAGGCCGCGTTCTCCCCGAACAACTTCGTGCCGGGCATCGGCCCCTCCCCCGACAAGATGCTCCAGGGCCGTCTGTTCGCCTACGCGGACGCGCACCGCTACCGCCTGGGCGTCAACCACACCCTGCTCGCGGTCAACGCCCCGAAGGCGACCACCGCGCAGAACTACGGCCGGGACGGCTTCATGGCCACCAACGCCCAGGGCCAGCACGCCAAGAACTACGAGCCGAACTCCTACGACGGGCCCGTCGAGACCGGCCGCCCGCTGTCGGCCCCGCTGGCCGTGTCCGGCCACACCGGCACCCACGAGGCCCCCCTCCACACCAAGGACGACGACTTCTTCCAGGCGGGCGAGCTGTACCGCCTGATGTCCGCCGAGGAGAAGTCGCGTCTGATCGCCAACATCGCCGGCAGCCTCTCGCAGGTCTCCCGCGACGACGTGATCGACAAGAACCTGGCTCACTTCCACGCCGCCGACCCCGAGTACGGCAAGCGCGTGGAGGAGGCGGTCCGCGCCCTGCGCGAGGACTGA
- the gcl gene encoding glyoxylate carboligase, with the protein MARMTAARAAVEILKREGVTDAFGVPGAAINPFYAALKASGGIGHTLARHVEGASHMAEGYTRTHPGNIGVCIGTSGPAGTDMITGLYSATGDSIPILCITGQAPTAVIHKEDFQAVDIASIAKPVTKMAVTVLEAAQVPGVFQQAFHLMRSGRPGPVLIDLPIDVQLTEIEFDPETYEPLPVYKPAASRAQIEKAIGMLNASERPLIVAGGGIINADAAELLVEFAELTGTPVVPTLMGWGVVPDDHELNAGMVGLQTSHRYGNATFLESDFVLGIGNRWANRHTGKIDVYTAGRKFVHVDIEPTQIGKIFAPDYGIASDAKAALELFVEVARELKAAGKLPDRSEWAASAQEKKATLQRRTHFDNIPIKPQRVYEEMNKAFGPETRYVSTIGLSQIAGAQMLHVYRPRHWINCGQAGPLGWTIPAALGVAKADPEASVVALSGDYDFQFMIEELAVGAQHRIPYVHVLVNNSYLGLIRQAQRAFEIDFQVNLEFENLNSPELGVYGVDHVKVAEGLGCKAIRVTDPNELGAAFEQAKKLAAEFRVPVVVEAILERITNISMSGTNDISNVVEFEELATEPGHAPTSIKTLKV; encoded by the coding sequence ATGGCTCGTATGACCGCTGCCCGCGCGGCAGTCGAGATCCTCAAGCGCGAGGGCGTCACGGACGCGTTCGGTGTGCCGGGCGCGGCGATCAACCCGTTCTACGCGGCACTCAAGGCGTCCGGCGGCATCGGCCACACCCTCGCCCGCCATGTGGAGGGCGCCTCGCACATGGCCGAGGGCTACACCCGCACCCACCCCGGCAACATCGGCGTGTGCATCGGCACCTCCGGACCGGCCGGCACCGACATGATCACCGGCCTCTACTCCGCGACCGGCGACTCCATCCCGATCCTGTGCATCACCGGCCAGGCCCCGACCGCGGTGATCCACAAAGAGGACTTCCAGGCCGTCGACATCGCCTCCATCGCCAAGCCGGTGACCAAGATGGCGGTCACCGTGCTGGAGGCCGCGCAGGTCCCCGGCGTCTTCCAGCAGGCGTTCCACCTGATGCGCTCCGGCCGCCCTGGCCCGGTCCTGATCGACCTGCCGATCGACGTCCAGCTCACCGAGATCGAGTTCGACCCGGAGACGTACGAGCCGCTGCCGGTCTACAAGCCGGCCGCCTCCCGCGCCCAGATCGAGAAGGCGATCGGGATGCTCAACGCGTCCGAGCGCCCGCTGATCGTGGCCGGCGGCGGCATCATCAACGCCGACGCCGCCGAACTCCTCGTCGAGTTCGCGGAACTGACGGGCACTCCGGTCGTGCCGACCCTGATGGGCTGGGGCGTCGTCCCCGACGACCACGAGCTGAACGCCGGCATGGTCGGCCTGCAGACCTCGCACCGCTACGGCAACGCGACGTTCCTGGAGTCCGACTTCGTCCTCGGCATCGGCAACCGGTGGGCCAACCGCCACACCGGCAAGATCGACGTCTACACCGCCGGCCGGAAGTTCGTGCACGTCGACATCGAGCCGACCCAGATCGGCAAGATCTTCGCGCCCGACTACGGCATCGCCTCCGACGCCAAGGCCGCGCTGGAGCTGTTCGTCGAGGTCGCCCGGGAGCTGAAGGCGGCCGGCAAGCTGCCCGACCGCTCCGAGTGGGCCGCGTCCGCGCAGGAGAAGAAGGCCACCCTCCAGCGGCGTACCCACTTCGACAACATCCCGATCAAGCCGCAGCGCGTCTACGAGGAGATGAACAAGGCCTTCGGCCCGGAGACCCGGTACGTCTCCACCATCGGCCTCTCGCAGATCGCCGGCGCCCAGATGCTGCACGTCTACCGGCCGCGGCACTGGATCAACTGCGGCCAGGCCGGCCCCCTCGGCTGGACCATCCCGGCCGCGCTCGGCGTCGCCAAGGCCGACCCGGAGGCTTCCGTGGTCGCCCTCTCCGGCGACTACGACTTCCAGTTCATGATCGAGGAGCTGGCGGTCGGCGCCCAGCACCGGATCCCGTACGTCCACGTCCTCGTGAACAACTCCTACCTGGGCCTGATCCGGCAGGCGCAGCGGGCGTTCGAGATCGACTTCCAGGTCAACCTGGAGTTCGAGAACCTCAACTCGCCCGAGCTCGGCGTCTACGGCGTCGATCACGTCAAGGTCGCGGAGGGCCTCGGCTGCAAGGCGATCCGGGTGACCGACCCGAACGAGCTGGGCGCGGCCTTCGAGCAGGCCAAGAAGCTCGCCGCCGAGTTCCGGGTGCCGGTGGTCGTCGAGGCGATCCTGGAGCGCATCACCAACATCTCCATGTCCGGCACGAACGACATCAGCAACGTGGTGGAGTTCGAGGAACTCGCGACAGAGCCCGGACACGCGCCGACCTCCATCAAGACGCTGAAGGTCTGA
- a CDS encoding 2-hydroxy-3-oxopropionate reductase, whose product MSTLPKIAWIGLGIMGSPMSENLIKAGYQVTGFTLEREKLDRLAAAGGTAAGSIAEAVRDADVVITMVPASPQVEAIAYGPDGILENAKSGALLIDMSSITPQTSVDLAKAAKDKGIRVLDAPVSGGEAGAIEAVLSIMVGGEQADFDQAKPIFEALGKTIVLCGPHGSGQTVKAANQLIVAVNIQACAEAVVFLEKSGVDLKAALDVLNGGLAGSTVLTRKKDNFLNRDFKPGFRIDLHHKDMGIVTDAARNVGAALPVGAVVAQLVAALRAQGDGGLDHSALLRAVERLSGAQV is encoded by the coding sequence ATGAGCACCCTTCCCAAGATCGCCTGGATCGGCCTCGGCATCATGGGCTCCCCCATGTCCGAGAACCTGATCAAGGCGGGTTACCAGGTCACCGGCTTCACTCTGGAGCGGGAGAAGCTGGACCGACTGGCCGCCGCCGGCGGTACGGCCGCCGGCTCGATCGCCGAGGCCGTGCGGGACGCCGACGTGGTCATCACCATGGTGCCCGCGTCCCCGCAGGTCGAGGCCATCGCGTACGGCCCGGACGGCATCCTGGAGAACGCGAAGTCCGGCGCGCTGCTGATCGACATGTCCTCGATCACCCCGCAGACCTCGGTCGACCTGGCGAAGGCGGCCAAGGACAAGGGCATCCGCGTCCTGGACGCCCCCGTCTCCGGCGGTGAGGCCGGTGCCATCGAGGCCGTGCTGTCCATCATGGTCGGCGGTGAGCAGGCCGACTTCGACCAGGCGAAGCCGATCTTCGAGGCGCTCGGCAAGACCATCGTGCTGTGCGGTCCGCACGGCTCGGGTCAGACCGTGAAGGCGGCCAACCAGCTGATCGTCGCCGTGAACATCCAGGCGTGCGCCGAGGCCGTGGTCTTCCTGGAGAAGTCCGGCGTGGACCTGAAGGCGGCGCTGGACGTCCTCAACGGCGGGCTCGCGGGTTCGACCGTGCTGACCCGGAAGAAGGACAACTTCCTGAACCGGGACTTCAAGCCGGGCTTCCGGATCGACCTGCACCACAAGGACATGGGCATCGTGACCGACGCGGCCCGCAACGTCGGCGCGGCCCTGCCCGTCGGCGCCGTGGTCGCCCAGCTGGTGGCCGCCCTGCGCGCGCAGGGCGACGGGGGCCTGGACCACTCGGCCCTGCTGCGGGCCGTGGAGCGCCTCTCCGGCGCCCAGGTCTGA
- a CDS encoding TIM barrel protein, with protein sequence MGFADQRFNVNLSILFTELPLLERPAAAAAAGFTAVELWWPWVDSPTPEQSELDALKQAIEDAGVQLTGLNFYAGQLPGPDRGALSIPGEESERFRANIDVAADFAASLGCKALNALYGNRVEGVDPAEQDALALDNLVLAARAADRIGAILLIEALNQPESPLYPLVSAPAAIGIVDKVNQATGLGNARFLMDLYHLSMNGEDLPQVIAAYAEKTGHVQIADNPGRGAPGTGTLPLEELLDQLRKTGYEGWVGLEYRPGDRPSAEAFGWLPADQRAAR encoded by the coding sequence ATGGGATTCGCAGACCAGCGCTTCAACGTCAACCTGTCGATCCTCTTCACGGAACTCCCGCTTCTGGAGCGCCCGGCCGCGGCCGCCGCGGCAGGCTTCACCGCGGTCGAGCTGTGGTGGCCCTGGGTCGACTCCCCCACGCCCGAGCAGTCCGAGCTCGACGCCCTGAAGCAGGCGATCGAGGACGCGGGCGTCCAGCTCACCGGCCTGAACTTCTACGCCGGACAGCTCCCCGGCCCCGACCGGGGCGCCCTGTCGATCCCCGGCGAGGAGTCGGAGCGGTTCCGCGCCAACATCGACGTGGCCGCCGACTTCGCCGCCTCCCTCGGCTGCAAGGCGCTCAACGCGCTCTACGGCAACCGGGTCGAGGGCGTGGACCCGGCCGAGCAGGACGCGCTCGCGCTGGACAACCTGGTCCTCGCGGCCCGCGCCGCCGACCGGATCGGCGCGATCCTGCTGATCGAGGCCCTGAACCAGCCCGAGTCGCCGCTGTACCCGCTGGTGTCGGCGCCGGCCGCGATCGGCATAGTCGACAAGGTCAACCAGGCGACCGGCCTCGGCAACGCGCGGTTCCTGATGGACCTCTACCACCTGTCGATGAACGGCGAGGACCTGCCGCAGGTGATCGCCGCGTACGCCGAGAAGACCGGCCACGTGCAGATCGCCGACAACCCGGGCCGTGGCGCGCCGGGCACGGGAACGCTGCCGCTGGAGGAGCTGCTCGACCAGCTGAGGAAGACCGGATACGAAGGCTGGGTCGGACTGGAGTACAGGCCGGGCGACAGGCCCAGCGCGGAGGCCTTCGGCTGGTTGCCGGCGGACCAGCGCGCCGCCCGCTGA
- a CDS encoding S1 family peptidase translates to MFGLTRARKTAAAVAATAAAAATALLTAPAAVAAPQPIVGGTTTTTTAYPFIMQITDASQDQFCGGTLVSPTKVVTAAHCMVGETTSSVRVVGGRTYLNGTNGTVSRVSKIWIHPDYSDVTNGDDVAVLTLSTSMPYTTAKYVSSSQTSVYAPGTTARVLGWGTTSQNGSSSNQLRTATVPTVSDSSCGNSYGSDFVASDMVCAGYTSGGVDTCQGDSGGPLLIGGVLAGITSWGEGCAQAGYPGVYTRLTTFSSLVTAQVNS, encoded by the coding sequence ATGTTCGGGCTCACCCGTGCCAGAAAGACCGCCGCCGCCGTCGCGGCGACCGCTGCCGCCGCCGCGACCGCGCTGCTCACCGCCCCCGCCGCCGTCGCCGCCCCGCAGCCCATCGTCGGCGGTACGACGACCACCACGACCGCGTACCCGTTCATCATGCAGATCACGGACGCCTCGCAGGACCAGTTCTGCGGCGGCACCCTGGTCTCCCCGACGAAGGTCGTGACCGCCGCGCACTGCATGGTCGGCGAGACCACCAGCAGCGTCCGCGTGGTCGGTGGCCGCACGTACCTCAACGGCACCAACGGCACGGTCAGCCGGGTCAGCAAGATCTGGATCCACCCCGACTACTCGGACGTCACCAACGGCGACGACGTGGCCGTACTGACGCTGTCGACGTCGATGCCGTACACCACCGCGAAGTACGTCTCCTCCTCGCAGACCTCGGTGTACGCCCCCGGCACCACGGCCCGCGTCCTCGGCTGGGGCACCACCTCCCAGAACGGCAGCTCCTCCAACCAGCTGCGGACCGCCACCGTCCCGACCGTGTCCGACTCCAGCTGCGGCAACTCCTACGGCTCCGACTTCGTGGCGAGCGACATGGTGTGCGCCGGATACACCTCCGGCGGCGTGGACACCTGCCAGGGCGACAGCGGCGGTCCCCTGCTCATCGGGGGCGTCCTGGCAGGGATCACTTCCTGGGGCGAGGGCTGCGCGCAGGCCGGCTACCCGGGCGTCTACACCCGGCTGACGACCTTCTCCAGCCTGGTGACCGCGCAGGTCAACTCGTAG
- a CDS encoding helix-turn-helix transcriptional regulator, whose amino-acid sequence MTVRRDFKEPARSRPDLVIGREELFTAAGEQLGRGGSVLLHGPAGIGKSTVLRALAADYAEAARTVLRCSATESESHLPFLALADLLGLVLDEVSDKLPAAQRTALESALTGRGESTLQRDGLALRLAVLSALRALAAEGPVLVVADDVQWLDSASSELLGFAARRLGDTPVKMLCAVRTDGQEYDRHLRTSPPDTLAVRLGPLSRAQVSALLENRGYTGLPRSTVRDIHRTSGGNPLFALELGRALAENPTPPRPGEPLPVPTSLRALVLSRLEMLSAEARHTLLVASAGARPTLSLLHAAGRENAEAETARAAELGLLATEPEGPAVRFAHPLVSAALYAEAPAHQRRAAHAALSTAASDPIERARHLALATTGTDPEVAARLAGAAMLARDRGAPSVAASLGLLAARHAPADSVPGPDERRLQAAEDAITAGEVDLARDIAREVLTRATVPAERVRAWMVVIEAAGQALGEVDAVFPQALADAGDDPRLLALVHYQLAWRALVVEGDFAEGREEAAHAAGLAARAGDRRTELLALAFQAQAETLMGHPDAPATIKRALKEPQDPQVACHHNGAGSTRFRWLLMSDQLPEARNTVTALLREVRRRGMVESEVHFLRLLAETELRSGHCGRALDLARESLRLARDSGIGEVASAMLTSLAEASGGSVEQALALAREAVEHAEQDGDQIYVSRALAALGYVQLVAGDAQGTVRSLRRVRELENGLGVTDPARGRWHGDLAEALVRIGELAEAQDVIDVTREQALRLGRESVLAVLDRAEALVRAAAGEHDAAVSQLTSVQDRLSKLGYGLEEARAAFELARLRALPGPGPTSYDEAARLFRRCRALPWLRQVDAAVAAGAAPDRQPAPAPAPSALEGLASMERQVAALVMEGATNREIAGRLFISVKTVEATLTRVYRKLGIRSRVDIVRLAAGRHVK is encoded by the coding sequence GTGACCGTGCGACGGGACTTCAAGGAGCCTGCCAGAAGCCGCCCCGACCTGGTCATCGGCCGGGAGGAACTGTTCACGGCGGCGGGTGAGCAGCTCGGTCGCGGGGGCAGTGTGCTGCTGCACGGGCCCGCCGGAATAGGAAAGTCGACCGTGCTGCGGGCATTGGCCGCGGATTACGCCGAGGCGGCCCGGACCGTGCTGCGCTGCTCGGCGACGGAGTCCGAATCGCATCTGCCGTTCCTGGCCCTGGCCGACCTGCTCGGTCTGGTGCTGGACGAGGTGTCCGACAAGCTGCCCGCCGCCCAGCGCACCGCACTGGAGTCGGCGCTCACCGGCCGCGGCGAGTCCACCCTCCAACGCGACGGCCTGGCGCTGCGCCTCGCCGTGCTGTCCGCGCTGCGCGCGCTCGCCGCCGAGGGGCCGGTCCTCGTCGTCGCCGACGATGTGCAGTGGCTGGACTCGGCCAGCTCCGAACTGCTCGGCTTCGCCGCCCGCCGTCTCGGCGACACCCCCGTCAAGATGCTGTGCGCGGTACGGACGGACGGCCAGGAGTACGACCGCCATCTGCGCACCTCTCCCCCGGACACGCTCGCCGTCCGGCTGGGCCCGCTCTCCCGCGCCCAGGTCTCCGCGCTGCTGGAGAACCGCGGCTACACCGGCTTGCCGCGTTCCACGGTCCGGGACATCCACCGCACCAGTGGCGGCAACCCGCTGTTCGCGCTGGAGCTGGGCCGTGCCCTCGCCGAGAACCCGACCCCGCCGCGCCCGGGCGAGCCGCTGCCGGTGCCGACGTCGCTGCGGGCGCTCGTCCTCAGCCGGCTGGAGATGCTCTCCGCCGAGGCCCGGCACACCCTCCTCGTGGCGAGCGCGGGCGCCCGGCCCACGCTGTCGCTGCTGCACGCGGCCGGCCGGGAGAACGCCGAGGCCGAGACCGCCCGGGCGGCCGAGCTCGGGCTGCTGGCAACGGAGCCGGAGGGGCCCGCCGTACGCTTCGCGCATCCGCTGGTCTCCGCCGCGCTGTACGCGGAGGCGCCCGCGCACCAGCGGCGGGCCGCGCACGCCGCGCTGTCCACGGCGGCCTCCGATCCGATCGAGCGGGCCCGGCATCTGGCGCTGGCGACGACCGGCACCGATCCGGAGGTGGCGGCGCGGCTCGCCGGGGCCGCCATGCTGGCCCGCGACCGTGGGGCGCCCTCGGTCGCCGCGTCACTCGGTCTGCTCGCGGCGCGGCACGCGCCGGCCGACAGCGTGCCGGGGCCGGACGAACGGCGGTTGCAGGCGGCCGAGGACGCGATCACCGCCGGTGAGGTGGACCTCGCCCGGGACATCGCGCGTGAGGTGCTGACCCGGGCCACGGTTCCCGCGGAGCGGGTGCGGGCCTGGATGGTGGTGATCGAGGCGGCGGGCCAGGCCCTCGGAGAGGTCGACGCCGTCTTCCCGCAGGCGCTGGCCGACGCGGGCGACGATCCGCGGCTGCTCGCCCTGGTGCACTACCAGCTGGCCTGGCGGGCGCTGGTCGTCGAGGGCGACTTCGCCGAGGGCCGCGAGGAGGCCGCGCACGCCGCCGGCCTGGCCGCGCGGGCCGGGGACCGGCGTACCGAACTGCTGGCGCTCGCCTTCCAGGCCCAGGCCGAGACCCTGATGGGCCACCCGGACGCGCCCGCGACCATCAAACGGGCGCTGAAGGAGCCGCAGGACCCGCAGGTGGCGTGCCACCACAACGGGGCGGGATCCACCCGCTTCCGCTGGCTGCTGATGAGCGACCAGCTGCCGGAGGCGCGCAACACGGTCACCGCGCTGCTGCGCGAGGTACGGCGGCGCGGAATGGTCGAGAGCGAGGTGCACTTCCTGCGGCTGCTGGCCGAGACCGAACTGCGCTCCGGGCACTGCGGCCGCGCCCTCGACCTGGCCCGCGAGAGCCTGCGGCTGGCCCGCGACTCGGGCATCGGCGAGGTGGCCTCCGCGATGCTCACCTCGCTCGCCGAGGCCTCCGGCGGCAGCGTGGAGCAGGCGCTGGCGCTGGCGCGGGAGGCGGTGGAGCACGCCGAGCAGGACGGCGACCAGATCTACGTCTCGCGCGCGCTGGCCGCCCTCGGATACGTCCAACTGGTCGCCGGGGACGCCCAGGGAACCGTCCGGTCGCTGCGCCGGGTACGGGAGCTGGAGAACGGGCTCGGCGTCACCGACCCGGCGCGCGGCCGCTGGCACGGGGACCTCGCGGAGGCGCTGGTGCGGATCGGCGAGCTCGCGGAGGCGCAGGACGTCATCGACGTGACGCGCGAGCAGGCGCTGCGGCTGGGGCGGGAGAGCGTGCTCGCCGTGCTGGACCGGGCGGAGGCGCTGGTGCGGGCGGCGGCCGGTGAACACGACGCGGCCGTGAGCCAGTTGACGTCGGTGCAGGACCGGCTGAGCAAGCTGGGCTACGGGCTCGAAGAGGCGCGCGCCGCCTTCGAGTTGGCCCGGTTGCGGGCCCTGCCGGGGCCGGGTCCGACGTCGTACGACGAGGCGGCCCGGCTGTTCCGGCGGTGCCGGGCGCTGCCCTGGCTGCGGCAGGTCGACGCGGCCGTGGCGGCGGGGGCGGCCCCGGACCGGCAGCCGGCCCCGGCTCCCGCGCCGTCCGCGCTGGAGGGGCTGGCCTCGATGGAGCGTCAGGTCGCGGCGCTGGTCATGGAGGGCGCGACCAACCGGGAGATAGCCGGGCGGCTGTTCATCAGCGTCAAGACGGTCGAGGCGACGCTCACCCGGGTCTACCGCAAGCTGGGGATCCGATCCCGGGTCGACATCGTCCGACTGGCGGCGGGGCGGCACGTCAAGTAG
- a CDS encoding AMP-binding protein, whose product MTTATEEFRGARDFLLEHREDYDTAYAGFRWPRPEYFNWALDWFDVIADGNDRTALHIVEEDGSEIRLSFAALAERSARAANWLRARGVAAGDRILVMLGNQAELWETALAAMKLRAVVIPATPLLGPADLRDRVERGHVRHVLVRAEDSGKFAEVPGDYTRIAVGGAPEGWLRYEDAYAAPADFTPDGPTRADDPLMLYFTSGTTARPKLVEHTHTSYPVGHLATMYWIGLKPGDVHLNISSPGWAKHAWSNLFAPWNAEATVFIHNYTRFDAARLMEQMDRAGVSTFCAPPTVWRMLIQADLTQLRTVPREAVAAGEPLNPEVIEQVRRAWGVTIRDGFGQTETAVQVSNSPGQPLKTGSMGRPSPGFRVVLLDPQTGAPGADEGEIAVDLSQSPVGVMAGYHGDADRTAQAMAGGHYRTGDIGSRDEDGYITYVGRADDVFKASDYKISPFELESALLEHEAVAEAAVVPAPDALRLAVPKAYVVLAEGFEPGPDTAKVLFEHSRETLAPYKRIRRLEFGTLPKTVSGKIRRIELREATAAGSADEYREEDFR is encoded by the coding sequence ATGACGACGGCGACGGAGGAGTTCCGCGGGGCACGGGACTTCCTGCTGGAACACCGCGAGGACTACGACACCGCCTACGCGGGTTTCCGCTGGCCGCGCCCGGAGTACTTCAACTGGGCGCTGGACTGGTTCGACGTCATCGCCGACGGCAACGACCGCACGGCCCTGCACATCGTGGAGGAGGACGGCAGCGAGATCCGGCTCTCCTTCGCCGCCCTGGCCGAGCGGTCGGCACGGGCCGCCAACTGGCTGCGCGCACGCGGTGTCGCCGCCGGGGACCGGATCCTGGTGATGCTGGGCAACCAGGCCGAGCTGTGGGAGACGGCCCTGGCCGCGATGAAGCTGCGCGCGGTCGTCATCCCGGCCACGCCACTGCTCGGGCCGGCCGACCTGCGCGACCGGGTGGAGCGCGGGCACGTCCGGCACGTTCTCGTGCGCGCCGAGGACAGCGGCAAGTTCGCCGAGGTGCCGGGGGACTACACGCGCATCGCGGTCGGCGGGGCACCGGAGGGCTGGCTCAGGTACGAGGACGCGTACGCCGCCCCCGCCGACTTCACGCCCGACGGCCCCACCCGCGCCGACGACCCGCTGATGCTCTACTTCACCTCGGGGACGACGGCCCGCCCGAAGCTGGTCGAGCACACGCACACGTCGTACCCGGTCGGGCACCTGGCGACCATGTACTGGATCGGCCTCAAACCTGGCGATGTGCACCTGAACATCTCCTCGCCGGGCTGGGCCAAGCACGCCTGGTCCAACCTCTTCGCCCCCTGGAACGCCGAGGCGACCGTCTTCATCCACAACTACACCCGCTTCGACGCCGCCCGGCTGATGGAACAGATGGACCGGGCCGGGGTGAGCACGTTCTGCGCTCCGCCGACGGTGTGGCGGATGCTCATCCAGGCCGACCTGACCCAGCTGCGCACCGTGCCGAGGGAGGCGGTGGCCGCCGGGGAACCGCTCAACCCCGAGGTCATCGAACAGGTGCGGCGGGCCTGGGGCGTGACCATCCGGGACGGCTTCGGACAGACGGAGACCGCGGTGCAGGTCTCCAACAGCCCCGGCCAGCCGCTCAAGACCGGCTCCATGGGCCGGCCCAGCCCGGGCTTCCGCGTGGTGCTGCTGGATCCGCAGACCGGCGCGCCGGGCGCGGACGAGGGCGAGATCGCGGTGGACCTGTCACAGTCGCCGGTCGGTGTGATGGCGGGCTACCACGGGGACGCTGACCGGACGGCGCAGGCGATGGCGGGCGGCCACTACCGCACCGGCGACATCGGATCGCGCGACGAGGACGGTTACATCACCTACGTCGGCCGCGCCGACGACGTCTTCAAGGCGTCCGACTACAAGATCTCCCCGTTCGAGCTGGAGAGCGCCCTGCTGGAGCACGAGGCGGTGGCGGAAGCGGCCGTCGTACCGGCGCCGGACGCGCTGCGCCTCGCGGTGCCGAAGGCGTACGTGGTCCTGGCCGAGGGCTTCGAGCCGGGCCCCGACACGGCGAAGGTGCTGTTCGAGCACTCACGCGAGACCCTCGCCCCGTACAAGCGGATCCGCCGCCTGGAGTTCGGAACCCTCCCGAAGACCGTCTCCGGCAAGATCCGCCGCATCGAGCTGCGCGAGGCCACGGCGGCGGGCTCGGCCGACGAGTACCGCGAGGAGGACTTCCGCTGA
- a CDS encoding TIGR04222 domain-containing membrane protein: protein MSEETRTGRLEPHEVGFLQGGPRAALRVAVLGLHLRGLVEAGKPGTLRKAAGFPPPDHPLEKAVRVGLYRPAGIRELPSRSAVRLALARMRRDLVAAGLLRPALPGPTRAARRHLAALRAQHPLPTRSDGLTDEEMLIAVALHGGRALAVLVPHFARSSGLVGRDALADEGRFPFGRGADLRRLYGAEEDPGEQNDGGTSGGYHYGGGGYGCGGGGGGGGD, encoded by the coding sequence ATGAGCGAGGAAACGAGGACCGGGCGGCTGGAGCCGCACGAGGTCGGCTTTCTGCAGGGCGGCCCCCGGGCCGCCCTCAGGGTCGCCGTGCTCGGCCTGCATCTGCGGGGCCTGGTCGAGGCCGGGAAGCCGGGGACCCTGCGGAAGGCAGCCGGGTTCCCCCCACCCGACCACCCGCTGGAGAAGGCGGTACGCGTCGGTCTCTACCGGCCCGCCGGCATACGGGAGTTGCCCAGCCGCTCGGCCGTACGCCTCGCCCTCGCCCGGATGCGCCGCGACCTCGTCGCGGCCGGACTGCTGCGCCCCGCGCTGCCCGGCCCCACCCGCGCGGCACGCCGTCACCTCGCCGCCCTCCGCGCCCAGCACCCGCTGCCCACACGCTCGGACGGCCTCACCGACGAGGAGATGCTCATCGCGGTCGCACTCCACGGCGGTCGTGCCCTGGCCGTGCTCGTACCGCACTTCGCCCGCTCGTCCGGCCTCGTCGGCCGCGACGCCCTCGCGGACGAGGGCCGCTTCCCGTTCGGCCGGGGCGCCGACCTCCGCCGGCTCTACGGCGCCGAGGAGGACCCCGGCGAGCAGAACGACGGCGGCACGTCCGGCGGGTACCACTACGGGGGCGGCGGGTACGGGTGCGGCGGGGGTGGCGGAGGCGGCGGGGACTAG